A section of the Tenrec ecaudatus isolate mTenEca1 chromosome 10, mTenEca1.hap1, whole genome shotgun sequence genome encodes:
- the CRK gene encoding adapter molecule crk isoform X2: MAGNFDSEERSSWYWGRLSRQEAVMLLQGQRHGVFLVRDSSTSPGDYVLSVSENSRVSHYIINSSGPRPPVPPSPAQPPPGVSPSRLRIGDQEFDSLPALLEFYKIHYLDTTTLIEPVSRSRQESGVILRPEEAEYVRALFDFNGNDEEDLPFKKGDILRIRDKPEEQWWNAEDREGKRGMIPVPYVEKYRPASASVSALIGGR; this comes from the exons ATGGCGGGCAACTTCGACTCGGAGGAGCGGAGTAGCTGGTACTGGGGGCGGCTGAGCCGGCAAGAGGCGGTGATGCTGTTGCAGGGCCAGCGGCACGGGGTGTTCCTGGTGCGGGACTCGAGCACCAGCCCCGGGGACTATGTGCTGAGCGTCTCCGAGAACTCGCGCGTCTCCCACTACATCATCAACAGCAGCGGCCCGCGGCCGCCGGTGCCGCCGTCGCCCGCCCAGCCCCCGCCCG GGGTGAGCCCTTCCAGACTCCGGATAGGAGATCAAGAGTTTGATTCATTGCCTGCTCTACTGGAATTCTACAAAATACACTATTTGGACACTACAACGTTGATAGAACCAGTTTCCAGATCCAGGCAGGAGAGTGGAGTGATTCTCAGGCCAGAGGAGGCCGAGTATGTGCGAGCCCTCTTTGACTTTAATGGGAATGACGAAGAAGATCTTCCCTTTAAGAAAGGAGACATCCTGAGAATCCGGGATAAGCCTGAAGAGCAGTGGTGGAATGCCGAGGACAGGGAAGGCAAGAGGGGGATGATTCCCGTCCCTTACGTGGAGAAGTATAGACCTGCCTCCGCCTCGGTATCGGCTCTGATTGGAG